From one Buchnera aphidicola (Cinara strobi) genomic stretch:
- a CDS encoding methylenetetrahydrofolate reductase: protein MIIKNFNQKYNHKSYNLKNKIKISFEVFPPSNSFLEDSLLNSVRILNQCRPDFFSVTSSTRVDSRNKTFLIIQKIRVLTNAIVFAHFTSAGLTTYEINDLASQYWNNGIKNIIALRGDLPDQCSQKVIYASDLIKLLNLINNFEIWVAAYPEIHPESRNLQEDLINLKKKSDLGVKNAITQFFFSVEKFIKFREKCLNFGLDINLIPGILPILNMEQLKKFSNMTRVDVPKWIFSSFEKFSNNEKQRINLSVNIAVNLIMRLYHEGIRHFHLYTLNQSYLSLQICQKLGLI from the coding sequence ATGATTATTAAAAATTTTAATCAGAAATATAATCATAAATCATATAATTTAAAAAATAAAATTAAAATTTCTTTTGAGGTTTTTCCTCCAAGTAATTCTTTTTTAGAAGATTCATTGTTAAATTCAGTAAGAATATTAAATCAATGTCGCCCAGATTTCTTTTCAGTAACAAGTAGTACTCGAGTAGATAGTCGTAATAAAACTTTTTTAATTATTCAAAAAATACGAGTATTGACAAATGCTATTGTATTTGCTCATTTTACTTCTGCTGGATTGACTACTTATGAAATTAATGATTTAGCATCTCAATACTGGAATAATGGTATTAAAAATATTATTGCATTACGCGGTGATTTACCTGATCAATGTTCTCAAAAAGTTATTTATGCTTCAGATTTAATAAAATTATTAAATTTAATAAATAATTTTGAGATATGGGTAGCAGCATATCCCGAAATACATCCTGAGTCACGTAATTTACAAGAAGACTTGATTAATTTAAAAAAAAAATCTGATTTAGGTGTTAAAAACGCAATTACGCAATTTTTTTTTAGTGTTGAAAAATTTATTAAATTTCGTGAAAAATGTCTAAACTTTGGATTAGATATAAATTTAATTCCTGGAATATTACCGATACTTAATATGGAGCAATTAAAGAAATTTTCCAATATGACACGTGTTGATGTTCCTAAGTGGATTTTTAGCTCTTTTGAGAAATTTTCGAATAATGAAAAACAACGAATTAATTTAAGTGTAAATATTGCTGTAAATTTAATTATGCGCTTGTACCATGAAGGTATAAGACATTTTCATTTATATACATTAAATCAATCTTATTTAAGTCTTCAGATTTGTCAAAAGTTAGGGTTAATTTAA
- a CDS encoding argininosuccinate synthase, which produces MKKKNIKNTIVLAYSGGLDTSAIIPWIKENYNFNVVAFVANIGQSKKDLDNIQEKAILSGAIDCRVVDLRHDFVSNYVYPMLKTGSIYEGQYLLGTAIARPLIAKAQVDFAHEIHAIGVSHGATGKGNDQVRFELSYAALDPELIVIAPWREWSFHSREDLLKFLRQKNISTNVTKEKIYSRDENIFHISTEGGVLEDPWNAPNNDCWVWTRSVYDAPNEPKKISLTIKNGNVIKVDHETLNPYECLKRLNNLGKIHSIGRVDIIENRLIGIKSRGCYETPGGTIIYHALRGLEQLILDRESMYWKNKIALDMAAIIYDGKWFTPVRRSLQKSSDILSRSISGEVIVELYKGSVTVLQKRSLHTLYSKEYATFGKDSVYNQMDAHGFIRLFSLSSRIRALKNKK; this is translated from the coding sequence ATGAAAAAAAAAAATATAAAAAATACGATAGTATTAGCATATTCTGGTGGTTTAGATACTTCGGCAATTATACCTTGGATCAAGGAGAATTATAACTTTAATGTAGTAGCTTTTGTTGCTAATATTGGTCAATCAAAAAAGGATTTGGATAATATTCAAGAAAAAGCAATTTTATCAGGAGCAATAGATTGCAGAGTAGTTGATTTAAGACATGATTTTGTGAGTAATTATGTTTATCCCATGTTAAAAACTGGTTCTATTTATGAAGGACAATATTTATTAGGAACAGCTATTGCTAGACCGTTAATTGCCAAAGCGCAAGTAGATTTTGCTCATGAAATTCATGCTATTGGTGTAAGCCATGGTGCTACAGGGAAAGGGAATGACCAGGTACGTTTTGAGTTGTCATATGCGGCTTTAGATCCAGAATTAATTGTAATAGCCCCTTGGAGAGAATGGTCATTTCATTCTAGAGAAGATTTATTAAAATTTTTACGTCAAAAAAATATTTCTACTAATGTAACTAAAGAAAAGATTTATAGTAGAGATGAAAACATCTTTCATATTTCTACCGAAGGTGGAGTATTAGAGGATCCATGGAATGCTCCTAATAATGATTGTTGGGTATGGACACGAAGCGTTTATGACGCTCCTAATGAACCGAAAAAAATATCTTTAACAATTAAAAATGGGAATGTAATAAAAGTCGATCATGAAACTTTAAACCCTTATGAATGTTTAAAAAGATTAAATAATTTAGGAAAAATTCATTCTATTGGTCGTGTTGATATTATTGAAAATCGTCTAATAGGAATTAAATCTAGAGGTTGTTATGAAACGCCCGGAGGAACTATTATTTATCATGCTTTAAGAGGTTTAGAACAATTAATATTGGATCGTGAAAGCATGTATTGGAAAAATAAAATTGCATTGGATATGGCTGCTATAATATATGATGGAAAATGGTTTACCCCTGTTCGTCGATCTCTTCAAAAATCTTCGGATATATTATCTAGAAGTATTTCTGGAGAAGTAATAGTAGAACTATATAAAGGATCTGTTACTGTTTTACAGAAAAGATCATTACATACATTATATTCTAAAGAATATGCTACCTTCGGAAAGGATAGTGTATATAATCAAATGGATGCTCATGGTTTTATTCGTTTATTTTCATTATCGTCACGTATTCGAGCATTAAAAAATAAGAAATAA
- the rplJ gene encoding 50S ribosomal protein L10, translating to MALNHTQKKNIIKKINKIAKKSLSVIMADPSRLTVNTINTLRKKALHSHVKIFVIKNTLLKKSLQKTNFSKLNTTLNGPSLIAFSIKHPGSASRLFIKFQKKNTQFKIKNAVYEKKILDLKSILTLSKLPTYKEAITQLTITLKEISLGKLLRTLHQITKKKQKCIN from the coding sequence ATGGCATTAAATCATACTCAAAAAAAAAATATAATTAAAAAAATAAATAAAATTGCAAAAAAATCATTATCTGTTATTATGGCTGACCCATCTAGGTTAACAGTAAATACTATTAATACTCTGCGAAAAAAAGCCTTGCACTCTCATGTAAAAATTTTTGTTATAAAAAATACATTATTAAAAAAATCTTTACAAAAAACAAATTTTTCTAAACTCAATACTACGTTAAACGGACCTAGTTTAATAGCTTTTTCTATTAAACATCCAGGTAGTGCCAGTCGATTATTTATAAAATTTCAAAAAAAAAACACTCAATTTAAAATAAAAAATGCTGTTTATGAAAAAAAAATACTAGATTTAAAATCTATACTGACATTATCTAAACTACCTACATACAAAGAAGCTATAACCCAACTAACCATAACATTAAAAGAAATTTCTTTAGGAAAATTACTAAGAACACTACACCAAATTACTAAAAAAAAACAAAAATGTATTAATTAA
- the nusG gene encoding transcription termination/antitermination protein NusG: MCVNKKQWYVLQAFSGFENRVAQSIRNHEKIKKMKDIFGTVIVPSEEVIEIRKGKRKKSDYKFFPGYILINMIMNNDSWHLIKNLPKVLGFIGSTSEKPTPMNDSEINIILEKLKKIGNKPRPKKMFEPGENIRVNDGPFSDFNGIVETIDYEKNRLKVSVSIFGRSTPVELDFRQVEKC; the protein is encoded by the coding sequence TTGTGTGTAAATAAAAAACAATGGTACGTCCTGCAAGCGTTTTCAGGATTTGAGAATAGAGTAGCTCAATCAATAAGAAATCATGAAAAAATAAAAAAAATGAAAGATATCTTTGGAACTGTAATAGTACCTTCAGAAGAAGTAATTGAAATCCGAAAAGGAAAAAGAAAAAAAAGTGATTATAAATTTTTTCCTGGATATATTCTAATAAACATGATTATGAATAATGATAGTTGGCACTTAATTAAAAATTTACCTAAAGTATTAGGGTTTATTGGAAGTACTTCAGAAAAACCTACACCAATGAATGATAGTGAAATCAATATTATTCTTGAAAAACTAAAAAAAATAGGAAATAAACCAAGACCTAAAAAAATGTTTGAGCCAGGAGAAAACATTCGAGTTAACGATGGACCATTTTCAGATTTTAATGGTATTGTTGAAACTATTGATTATGAAAAAAATAGATTAAAAGTATCAGTGTCAATATTTGGACGCTCTACACCAGTCGAATTAGATTTTAGACAAGTAGAAAAATGCTAA
- the rplK gene encoding 50S ribosomal protein L11, whose product MNKKINSYIKLQVLSGMANPSPPVGPALGQKGVNIMEFCKNFNSQTAHLEKGIPTPVIITVYFDKTFTFIIKTPPASALIKKFLGIKKGSQKPKHEVVGKITKNQIYDIAQKKMTDMTGSNLKKIAKTIEGTARSMGITVITE is encoded by the coding sequence ATGAATAAAAAAATTAACTCTTATATAAAACTACAAGTACTATCAGGAATGGCAAATCCCAGTCCTCCAGTAGGTCCTGCATTAGGACAAAAAGGCGTTAATATTATGGAATTTTGTAAAAACTTTAATTCACAAACTGCTCACTTAGAAAAAGGAATACCAACACCAGTTATTATAACAGTATATTTCGATAAAACATTTACCTTTATTATTAAAACTCCACCTGCTTCTGCATTAATTAAAAAATTCCTTGGAATTAAAAAAGGGTCTCAAAAACCAAAACATGAAGTTGTTGGAAAAATTACAAAAAATCAAATATATGATATCGCTCAAAAAAAAATGACAGATATGACTGGATCTAACTTAAAAAAAATTGCAAAAACAATCGAAGGAACTGCTCGTTCTATGGGAATTACTGTAATAACGGAGTAA
- the secE gene encoding preprotein translocase subunit SecE, translated as MHIHKLYQIYKNQREKIKWFCIITIAASITSIYYFFFNKNITVLKIILLNIFSILLLNIFFQTKIEKKILIFIKNIKLELSKIVWPNYHETLKITGIVLLLIILTSAFLWILDNLILSIISWVLSPRL; from the coding sequence ATGCACATTCATAAATTATATCAAATATATAAAAACCAAAGAGAAAAAATCAAATGGTTTTGCATAATTACTATAGCTGCATCAATAACATCTATTTATTATTTTTTTTTTAATAAAAATATCACGGTATTAAAAATAATACTTTTAAATATATTTAGTATCTTATTACTCAATATATTTTTTCAAACAAAAATAGAAAAAAAAATATTAATATTTATTAAAAATATTAAATTAGAATTGTCTAAAATAGTTTGGCCTAATTATCATGAAACTTTAAAAATTACTGGAATTGTATTATTACTAATCATATTAACATCTGCATTCTTATGGATATTAGATAACTTAATATTGAGTATAATATCCTGGGTACTTTCTCCGAGGTTATAA
- the rplA gene encoding 50S ribosomal protein L1, with amino-acid sequence MKKKSKKMIINLIHKKKKKIYSFYEAIKILKKNKPANFIESIDANFNLNINSKKSEQNIRGSTILPYGTGKKIKIGVFTTGKNIIIAQSSGADFVGMEDLADIIKKKKMIFDVIIASPESMETVRKLGPILGPKGIMPNPKLGTVTTDIQRAIADYRNGKINYKNDKNGIIHSSFGKINFSDKQLYKNFIELYQSIKKSKPAQLKGIFFKKISLSTTMGPGIIIDHLSL; translated from the coding sequence GTGAAAAAAAAATCCAAAAAAATGATAATTAATCTAATTCATAAAAAAAAAAAAAAAATTTATTCTTTTTATGAAGCAATAAAAATCCTAAAAAAAAACAAACCTGCAAATTTTATAGAAAGCATAGATGCAAATTTTAACTTAAATATCAATTCTAAAAAATCCGAACAAAATATTCGTGGATCTACAATTTTACCTTATGGAACTGGAAAAAAAATAAAAATAGGAGTCTTTACAACTGGAAAAAATATAATAATAGCTCAATCTTCTGGTGCTGATTTTGTTGGAATGGAAGATTTAGCTGATATAATTAAGAAAAAAAAAATGATATTTGATGTCATTATTGCATCTCCTGAATCAATGGAAACTGTTAGAAAATTAGGGCCTATTTTAGGACCTAAAGGAATTATGCCTAACCCAAAATTAGGAACAGTTACTACCGATATCCAAAGAGCTATAGCCGATTATAGGAATGGAAAAATAAATTATAAAAATGATAAAAATGGAATTATACACAGTAGTTTTGGAAAAATAAATTTTTCTGATAAACAATTATATAAAAATTTTATAGAACTATATCAATCCATAAAAAAATCTAAACCTGCACAATTAAAAGGAATATTTTTCAAAAAAATCAGTTTATCTACAACCATGGGGCCAGGAATAATAATTGATCACCTATCCCTTTAA
- the rplL gene encoding 50S ribosomal protein L7/L12, with protein sequence MSINQEKILNSISEMSVNEIMQLISEIEKKFNVSSNAIVNSTKNSEEPIKEEKISFNVKLTTIGPNKISIIKIIRSTTGLGLKESKDLVESAPTIIKENITKENAENLQKTLLDAGATVEIT encoded by the coding sequence ATGTCAATAAATCAAGAAAAAATTTTAAATTCTATTTCAGAAATGTCTGTAAACGAAATTATGCAATTAATTTCCGAAATAGAAAAAAAATTTAATGTCTCATCTAACGCAATAGTTAATTCTACAAAAAACTCTGAAGAACCAATTAAAGAAGAAAAAATATCATTTAATGTAAAACTTACTACAATTGGACCAAATAAAATATCTATTATAAAAATAATACGCAGTACAACAGGGTTAGGGTTAAAAGAATCTAAAGATCTAGTAGAGTCTGCACCTACAATAATAAAAGAAAATATAACTAAAGAAAACGCAGAAAATCTACAAAAAACTCTTTTAGATGCCGGAGCAACAGTAGAAATTACATAA
- the rpoB gene encoding DNA-directed RNA polymerase subunit beta has product MVYSHTEKKRIRKNFGKQPKILEIPYLLSIQIDSFKQFIHSNAQNNQGLESAFQSVFPIRSYNGCAELQYVSYKLGKKIFDMQESQMRGLTYSVPLRVKLQLVVYEKDSNNIVKYIKEQEVYMGELPLMTKNGTFIINGTERVVVSQLHRSPGVFFDSDKGKTHSSGKILYHARIIPYRGSWLDFEFDPKDHLFIRIDRRKKMPVTVLLHALNFTTEKILKKFFKNNVFHIKKDKITMDLIPKRLKGEIIPFNIIKNKKIYIKKGKRVTQEHVNILKKNKIVSIKVPEEYLYGKIISKNYLDPNTGTILIKANTKLTKEDFQKIKKSGYKKIFILFTNDLDNGSYISDTLKIDSTKDRYTALIEIYRMMRPGEPPTKESTENLFHNLFFSKERYDLSPVGRMKFNKSLQRCNIQGPGTLNKKDIIDVIKKLIYIRNGKGEIDDIDHLGNRRVRSVGEMVENQFRVGLVRVERAVRERLSSSDLDTLMPQDIINAKPISSAIKEFFGSSQLSQFMDQNNPLSEITHKRRISALGIGGLTRERAGFEVRDVHPTHYGRVCPVETPEGPNIGLINSLSIYARTNPYGFLETPYRTIINGVITTNIQYISAIEEGNYIIAQANSKINPNGQFHENFVTCRYKGEFGLFNKNQIHYMDVSTQQIVSVGASLIPFLEHNDANRALMGANMQRQAVPTIKSEKPLVGTGMERVVAIDSGVTITAKRKGVVQYIDASKIVINVSCRDITSNDSGIDIYYLKKYIRSNQNTCINQIPCVNLQDKIKKGDILADGPATDLGELALGQNMRVAFMPWNGYNFEDSILISEKVVQEDRFTTIHIQELSCICRDTKLGIEEITADIPNIGEAALLQLDSSGIIYIGADVSSGDVLVGKVTPKGETQLTPEEKLLRAIFGEKASDVKDSSLRVPNGVHGTVIDIQIFTRDGVKKDQRTLEIEEMLLKKSKKELKEELKIFKLNIITRIENILKSLNIKNTNINNHTIKKYHNLPIHTPDHIKNDIHQLNKQYKKLKIKFKKKIQKQKKKIVQGDELAPGILKIVKVYLAVKRKIQPGDKMAGRHGNKGVVSKINPVEDMPYDENGIPIDIVLNPLGVPSRMNLGQILETHLGLAAKGIGNIINDMLNQHKKIIKIRKFLKKVYNLGNTSNQKVNLDNFSDQEILNLAKNLRNGMPMATPVFDGINEKELKLLLKISKFSTSGQITLFDGRTGEKFERNVTVGYMYMLKLNHLVDDKMHARSTGSYSLITQQPLGGKAQFGGQRFGEMEVWALEAYGASHILQEMLTVKSDDVTGRTKMYKNIVGGKQKMEPGMPESFNVLIKEIRSLGINIELNND; this is encoded by the coding sequence ATGGTTTATTCTCATACCGAAAAAAAACGCATTCGAAAAAATTTTGGAAAACAACCAAAAATTCTAGAAATTCCTTATCTATTATCTATTCAAATAGATTCATTTAAACAATTTATTCACTCAAATGCACAGAATAATCAAGGATTAGAATCGGCATTTCAATCAGTCTTTCCTATTCGTAGTTATAATGGATGCGCAGAATTACAGTATGTATCTTATAAACTAGGAAAAAAAATATTTGATATGCAGGAATCTCAAATGCGAGGGTTAACATATTCAGTCCCTCTAAGAGTAAAACTTCAATTAGTCGTTTATGAAAAAGACTCAAATAATATTGTAAAGTATATAAAAGAACAAGAAGTGTATATGGGAGAATTACCACTAATGACAAAAAATGGAACTTTTATTATTAATGGAACAGAGAGAGTAGTAGTATCCCAATTACATCGGAGCCCCGGTGTATTTTTTGATAGCGATAAAGGAAAAACGCATTCATCTGGAAAAATATTATATCATGCTCGAATTATACCTTATAGGGGATCCTGGTTAGATTTTGAATTTGATCCTAAAGATCATTTATTTATACGAATTGATCGTCGAAAAAAAATGCCAGTAACTGTATTACTACATGCTTTAAATTTTACTACGGAAAAAATTCTTAAAAAATTTTTCAAAAATAATGTTTTTCATATAAAAAAAGATAAAATTACCATGGATCTAATTCCAAAACGATTAAAAGGCGAAATTATACCATTTAATATTATAAAAAATAAAAAAATTTATATAAAAAAAGGAAAAAGAGTTACTCAAGAACACGTTAATATTCTCAAAAAAAATAAAATTGTATCCATCAAAGTACCTGAAGAATATCTTTATGGAAAAATTATTAGCAAAAATTATCTTGATCCAAATACTGGGACTATTTTAATAAAAGCAAACACTAAACTAACCAAAGAAGATTTTCAAAAAATAAAAAAATCTGGTTATAAAAAAATATTTATCTTGTTTACCAATGATCTAGATAACGGATCGTATATTTCAGATACCTTAAAAATCGATTCTACTAAAGATAGATACACAGCATTAATTGAAATATATAGAATGATGAGACCCGGGGAACCCCCTACTAAAGAATCTACTGAAAACTTATTTCATAATCTTTTTTTTTCAAAGGAAAGATATGATCTTTCTCCCGTAGGAAGAATGAAATTTAATAAATCATTACAACGCTGCAATATTCAAGGTCCAGGGACACTAAATAAAAAAGATATTATCGATGTAATAAAAAAACTCATTTATATACGAAATGGAAAAGGAGAAATAGATGATATTGATCATTTAGGAAATCGTCGTGTACGATCAGTAGGTGAAATGGTAGAAAATCAATTTAGAGTAGGTTTAGTTCGAGTAGAACGAGCTGTAAGAGAACGATTATCATCAAGTGATTTAGATACCCTAATGCCTCAAGATATTATTAATGCAAAACCAATTTCATCAGCAATAAAAGAATTTTTTGGATCTAGTCAATTATCTCAATTTATGGATCAAAACAATCCATTATCTGAAATCACGCACAAACGTAGAATTTCTGCATTAGGAATTGGTGGTTTAACTAGAGAAAGAGCTGGATTTGAAGTTAGAGATGTACATCCTACACACTATGGGAGAGTTTGTCCAGTTGAAACCCCCGAAGGACCTAATATAGGATTAATTAATTCATTATCAATATATGCACGAACAAATCCATATGGTTTTTTAGAAACACCATACAGAACAATAATAAACGGAGTAATAACTACCAATATTCAATACATATCTGCTATTGAAGAAGGTAATTACATTATTGCACAAGCAAATTCAAAAATCAATCCAAATGGACAATTTCATGAAAATTTTGTTACATGTAGATATAAAGGAGAATTCGGTTTATTTAACAAAAATCAAATACACTACATGGATGTGTCTACACAACAAATCGTATCAGTCGGAGCATCATTAATACCCTTTTTAGAACATAACGATGCAAATCGAGCTCTAATGGGCGCAAATATGCAAAGACAAGCAGTTCCAACTATCAAATCAGAAAAACCCCTGGTTGGAACAGGAATGGAACGAGTTGTAGCAATAGATTCAGGAGTAACAATTACAGCTAAAAGAAAAGGTGTTGTACAATATATAGATGCTTCTAAAATAGTAATTAATGTAAGTTGCAGAGATATTACATCTAACGATTCGGGAATTGATATATATTATTTAAAAAAATATATTAGATCCAATCAAAATACTTGTATAAATCAAATTCCATGTGTAAATCTTCAAGATAAAATAAAAAAAGGAGATATCTTAGCAGACGGTCCTGCTACTGATTTAGGAGAGTTAGCATTAGGGCAAAACATGCGAGTCGCTTTTATGCCTTGGAATGGATACAATTTTGAAGACTCTATATTAATTTCAGAAAAAGTTGTACAAGAAGATCGATTTACAACTATTCATATTCAAGAGTTATCATGTATATGTCGAGATACAAAATTAGGAATAGAAGAAATAACTGCTGATATACCAAATATAGGAGAAGCAGCTTTATTACAATTAGATTCTTCTGGAATTATATATATTGGAGCTGATGTATCTAGCGGAGATGTTTTAGTTGGAAAAGTAACCCCAAAGGGAGAAACTCAATTAACACCTGAGGAAAAACTATTAAGAGCTATTTTTGGAGAAAAAGCTTCTGATGTCAAAGATTCATCACTGCGCGTACCTAATGGTGTACACGGGACTGTTATTGACATACAAATATTTACTAGAGATGGTGTAAAAAAAGATCAACGTACATTAGAAATAGAAGAAATGTTACTCAAAAAATCAAAAAAAGAACTAAAAGAAGAATTAAAAATATTTAAATTAAATATTATTACAAGAATAGAAAATATATTAAAATCTTTAAATATAAAAAATACAAATATAAACAATCATACTATAAAAAAATATCACAATCTTCCTATCCATACACCTGACCATATAAAAAATGATATTCATCAATTAAACAAACAATATAAAAAATTAAAAATAAAATTTAAAAAAAAAATACAAAAACAAAAAAAAAAAATCGTACAAGGAGACGAACTTGCTCCTGGAATTTTAAAAATTGTAAAAGTTTACCTAGCTGTAAAAAGAAAAATACAGCCGGGAGACAAAATGGCTGGTCGACATGGAAACAAAGGAGTAGTATCAAAAATTAATCCAGTAGAAGACATGCCTTACGATGAAAACGGGATACCAATAGATATAGTATTAAATCCCTTAGGCGTACCATCACGTATGAATTTAGGTCAAATTTTAGAAACGCATCTCGGACTCGCAGCAAAAGGAATTGGAAATATAATTAATGATATGTTAAATCAACATAAAAAAATAATAAAAATTCGAAAATTCTTAAAAAAAGTTTACAACCTCGGAAACACTTCAAATCAAAAAGTTAATTTAGATAATTTTTCTGATCAAGAAATATTAAATTTAGCAAAAAATTTAAGAAATGGTATGCCAATGGCTACACCAGTATTTGATGGAATTAATGAAAAAGAATTAAAATTGTTGCTAAAAATAAGTAAATTTTCAACTTCTGGACAAATTACACTATTTGATGGACGTACAGGGGAAAAATTTGAAAGAAACGTAACAGTTGGATACATGTATATGTTAAAACTAAATCATTTAGTTGACGATAAAATGCATGCCCGATCAACTGGATCATACAGTTTAATTACACAGCAACCATTAGGAGGAAAAGCTCAGTTTGGGGGACAAAGATTTGGTGAAATGGAAGTATGGGCTTTAGAAGCCTACGGCGCATCTCATATTCTTCAAGAAATGTTAACTGTAAAATCAGATGATGTAACAGGAAGAACTAAAATGTACAAAAATATTGTTGGAGGGAAACAAAAAATGGAACCTGGGATGCCTGAATCATTTAATGTATTAATTAAAGAAATACGCTCTTTAGGAATAAATATTGAATTAAACAATGATTAA
- the argH gene encoding argininosuccinate lyase, which translates to MALWGGRFSESSDIKFKQFNNSLYIDYRLIKEDIQSSIAWSKVLCNVNILTNEEQKLIEKTLYWILEKYLNNSEKVLSSGAEDIHSFIENILIDKIGNIGKKLYTGRSRNDQIATDLKLWCKNKSKIICKKILQLQSIFLSQARLYQDSIIPGYTHLQKAQPITFSYWCLAYIEMLERDRLRVLDVVKRLDYSPLGSGSISGTSWNINRKKLAELMGFTSVTKNALDSVSDRDFILDILFTASTSMMHLSRFSEDLIFYNSGEVNFIELSDSITSGSSLMPQKKNPDILELIRGKCSGVYGSLFSTFTLLKGLPLSYNKDFQEDKKYLFQGLDIWEECLRMSKLVLKNMRLDTERARVLAEEGYGNATELADYLVRKGISFRDSHHISGKIVLESIRQNKFLEELDLVTLKKFCPVIKKDIYQDLTLEACLEKRNIVGGVSKKQIKIALDCVAQRLLILEK; encoded by the coding sequence ATGGCTCTTTGGGGCGGAAGGTTTTCTGAGTCTTCGGATATAAAGTTTAAACAGTTTAACAATTCATTATATATAGATTATAGATTAATAAAAGAAGATATACAGTCTTCTATTGCTTGGTCTAAGGTATTATGTAATGTAAATATATTAACAAATGAAGAGCAAAAACTGATAGAAAAAACATTGTATTGGATTTTAGAAAAATATTTAAATAACTCTGAAAAGGTATTATCTTCTGGTGCAGAAGATATTCATAGTTTTATAGAAAATATTTTAATCGATAAAATTGGTAATATAGGAAAAAAACTATATACAGGTAGAAGTCGAAATGATCAAATTGCAACTGATTTAAAGTTATGGTGTAAGAATAAGTCTAAAATTATTTGTAAAAAAATTCTTCAGTTACAAAGTATTTTTTTAAGTCAAGCTCGTTTGTATCAAGATTCTATTATTCCAGGTTATACTCATTTACAAAAAGCACAACCAATAACATTTTCGTATTGGTGTTTAGCATACATTGAAATGTTAGAAAGAGATCGGTTACGAGTATTAGATGTGGTAAAACGTCTAGATTATTCTCCCTTAGGGTCAGGATCTATTTCTGGAACGTCATGGAATATTAATAGAAAAAAATTAGCAGAGCTTATGGGGTTTACGAGTGTTACAAAAAATGCATTAGATAGTGTATCAGATCGTGATTTTATTTTAGATATTTTATTTACAGCATCTACTAGTATGATGCATTTATCTCGATTTTCTGAAGATTTAATCTTTTATAATTCAGGTGAAGTTAATTTCATTGAGTTATCTGACTCTATTACTTCTGGTTCGTCCTTAATGCCGCAAAAGAAAAATCCTGATATTTTGGAGTTAATTAGAGGAAAATGTAGTGGTGTATATGGATCGTTATTTTCTACATTTACTTTATTAAAAGGTTTGCCATTATCTTATAATAAAGATTTTCAAGAAGATAAAAAATATTTATTTCAAGGTTTAGATATATGGGAAGAGTGTTTAAGAATGAGTAAATTAGTTTTAAAGAATATGAGATTAGATACGGAAAGAGCAAGAGTGTTAGCTGAAGAAGGTTACGGGAACGCAACTGAATTAGCTGATTATTTAGTGAGAAAAGGAATATCTTTTCGTGATTCTCATCATATTTCTGGAAAAATTGTTTTAGAGTCTATTCGTCAAAATAAGTTTCTTGAAGAATTAGATTTAGTAACTTTAAAGAAATTTTGTCCTGTTATTAAGAAAGATATATATCAAGATTTAACATTAGAAGCATGTTTGGAAAAGAGAAATATAGTTGGTGGTGTTTCTAAAAAGCAAATAAAAATTGCATTAGATTGTGTAGCTCAGCGTTTATTAATTTTAGAAAAATAA